The Bacteriovorax sp. Seq25_V genome window below encodes:
- the pepN gene encoding aminopeptidase N: protein MKNEAPLIKYLKDYQAPHYLIEKIYLEFSLADEDTLVKSTMDVKVKNAGEKLVLDGEELIFISAKINGEELAKDSLVFTNETLTISNLPTTDFVLEIQNRVNPKANTALDGLYKSSGIFCTQNEPEGFRRITYFIDRPDNLSVYTTKIIADKKQCPILLSNGNLIESGELDNGKHFAVWNDPFPKPAYLYALVAGDLGLVQDSFTTMSGRVIDLRIYVDKGNESKCHHAMESLKKSMKWDEDRFGLEYDLDIYMVVAVDSFNMGAMENKGLNIFNSAYVLADKETATDDNFYGIESVIGHEYFHNWTGNRVTCRDWFQLTLKEGLTVFRDQEFSADLNSRAVCRINDVNGLRGFQFAEDAGPTAHPIKPKSYIEMNNFYTSTIYEKGSEVIRMIYTILGPEGFRKGMDKYFELFDGSAVTTEDFVHAMSVANGNYDFSQFKLWYDQAGTPKLDVNFSHDISTGEFKISVKQSCEKVGGETIEKKPFHMPIKLGLVKANGEDHFLTLKDRADQRDISRGIVHLKNEVEEFIFTEVAEKVVPSFNRDFSAPVKIKSNTTKEDLAFLMSNDSNEFNRYESFMTYAKELLQEMVKTGSTNVEEKFALAFGKIITDDKIDDDFKSLCLTLPSISDLVQDQEIHAYTESKKAIDAMTKNLALRYEDEFIKIYNSIVSNEGEFKVDAKSMGQRKLKNLCLTYLGESSKANEFASKQFKAATNMTDLLGALKVIVHNNLASKAECLESFYSRFKDQTLVMQKWLGVQAGSEDDSTYETVLKLLESDVYDKTVPNLVRALVGTFAGNKAQFNHESGRGIKFVASQIKEVDKINPQVASRLASAFKGLKKMPVDLQKVARAELETIIAIDGLSKNVYEIVSKTLA from the coding sequence ATGAAAAATGAAGCACCATTAATAAAATATCTAAAAGATTATCAAGCGCCGCATTATTTAATTGAGAAAATCTATCTAGAATTTTCTCTTGCTGATGAGGATACGCTTGTTAAATCAACAATGGATGTAAAGGTTAAGAATGCGGGAGAGAAACTGGTTCTTGATGGTGAAGAATTAATTTTTATTAGTGCAAAAATTAATGGAGAAGAACTAGCAAAAGATAGCTTAGTCTTTACTAATGAAACACTGACTATTTCCAATCTACCAACAACTGACTTTGTACTTGAGATTCAAAATAGAGTTAACCCAAAAGCTAACACGGCTTTGGATGGCCTATATAAGTCAAGTGGAATTTTTTGTACTCAAAACGAACCAGAAGGTTTTAGACGTATTACTTATTTCATTGATCGACCAGATAACCTTTCAGTTTATACAACTAAAATCATTGCAGATAAAAAACAATGTCCTATTCTTCTTTCAAATGGAAATCTTATTGAGAGTGGAGAACTAGATAATGGAAAGCACTTCGCAGTATGGAATGATCCATTCCCGAAACCTGCTTATCTCTATGCATTGGTTGCGGGGGATCTTGGCCTGGTTCAAGATTCGTTCACGACTATGTCTGGAAGAGTGATTGATCTTAGAATTTATGTCGATAAGGGAAATGAGAGTAAATGTCACCACGCAATGGAGAGTTTAAAGAAATCGATGAAGTGGGATGAAGACCGTTTTGGTTTAGAATATGATCTTGATATTTACATGGTTGTTGCAGTCGATTCATTCAATATGGGTGCGATGGAGAATAAAGGTCTAAACATCTTTAACTCTGCTTATGTTCTTGCTGATAAAGAAACAGCAACAGATGACAATTTCTACGGGATAGAGTCGGTAATTGGACATGAATACTTCCATAACTGGACAGGAAATAGAGTAACCTGTCGTGACTGGTTCCAGTTAACACTTAAAGAAGGTCTAACCGTATTTAGAGACCAAGAGTTCTCGGCAGATCTAAACTCGAGAGCCGTTTGTCGTATAAATGATGTTAATGGACTACGTGGATTCCAATTCGCGGAAGATGCTGGGCCTACTGCACACCCTATTAAACCAAAATCTTATATTGAGATGAATAACTTCTATACAAGTACAATTTATGAAAAAGGTTCGGAAGTCATTCGTATGATATATACAATCCTTGGTCCTGAAGGATTTAGAAAGGGGATGGATAAGTATTTTGAACTTTTTGATGGAAGTGCTGTGACAACAGAAGACTTTGTACACGCAATGAGTGTGGCAAATGGAAATTATGACTTTTCACAATTCAAACTATGGTATGACCAGGCCGGAACTCCAAAACTGGATGTTAACTTTTCTCATGATATTTCCACTGGAGAGTTTAAAATATCAGTGAAGCAGTCATGTGAAAAAGTAGGTGGTGAAACGATTGAGAAAAAACCATTTCATATGCCAATCAAGCTTGGGCTTGTTAAAGCGAATGGAGAAGATCATTTCTTAACACTTAAAGATCGTGCAGATCAAAGAGATATCAGTAGAGGGATTGTTCACCTTAAAAATGAAGTAGAAGAGTTTATTTTTACAGAGGTGGCCGAAAAGGTCGTACCATCATTTAATAGAGATTTTTCTGCTCCTGTTAAGATCAAGTCAAATACGACAAAAGAAGATTTAGCTTTCTTGATGTCAAATGATTCAAATGAATTTAATCGTTATGAATCATTTATGACTTATGCAAAAGAACTTCTGCAAGAGATGGTGAAGACAGGCTCTACTAACGTTGAAGAAAAATTTGCGTTAGCGTTTGGTAAAATTATTACGGATGATAAAATTGATGATGACTTTAAGTCTCTCTGTTTAACTCTACCAAGCATAAGTGATCTTGTACAAGATCAAGAAATTCATGCTTATACGGAATCAAAGAAAGCAATCGATGCAATGACTAAGAACCTCGCTCTTCGATATGAAGATGAATTTATTAAAATTTATAATTCAATTGTAAGTAATGAAGGGGAGTTTAAGGTTGATGCTAAATCGATGGGGCAAAGAAAGCTTAAAAATCTTTGTCTAACTTATCTTGGTGAATCTTCTAAGGCAAATGAATTTGCTTCGAAGCAATTCAAGGCTGCAACGAATATGACAGACTTACTAGGAGCTTTAAAAGTTATTGTACACAATAATTTAGCTTCTAAAGCAGAATGTCTTGAGTCATTTTATAGCAGATTTAAAGACCAGACTCTTGTTATGCAAAAGTGGCTTGGCGTTCAAGCTGGAAGCGAAGATGATTCAACTTATGAAACAGTACTTAAGCTTCTTGAAAGTGATGTTTATGATAAGACAGTTCCTAATCTTGTAAGGGCACTTGTTGGTACTTTTGCAGGTAATAAAGCTCAGTTTAATCATGAAAGTGGAAGAGGGATTAAGTTTGTTGCTTCTCAAATTAAGGAAGTTGATAAAATTAACCCTCAGGTTGCTTCTAGACTAGCAAGTGCATTTAAAGGCCTTAAGAAGATGCCAGTCGATCTTCAGAAAGTTGCTAGAGCTGAACTTGAAACAATCATTGCTATCGACGGATTATCTAAAAACGTTTACGAGATTGTCTCTAAGACATTAGCTTAG
- a CDS encoding PilZ domain-containing protein: protein MSDANKKYYFTQIDQEEVKSFLSKAVKDKQVAAIWQKGQDKDAVEEFEILGFDEVSMRLDLGFKASLLAKITGSKNKDSEILLKITFGSLYIFTTSILKFDKEKDYYTAIIDRDIFKSQQRSNYRLMANRFIKIQFKIDNEVFDALDISAGGTSFIVPTEMKERFPKEQIFQGCVLRLAGVNYTIPEAKIAGTWDSEFKDGSGNIVAGLKIGISFVDLPKKIEEDLFLSINTEARGEELRKKAAAAKQG from the coding sequence ATGAGTGATGCTAATAAAAAGTACTATTTCACGCAGATTGATCAGGAGGAAGTGAAAAGCTTTCTCTCAAAAGCCGTTAAAGATAAGCAAGTTGCTGCGATTTGGCAAAAAGGTCAAGACAAGGACGCGGTAGAAGAATTCGAAATATTAGGATTCGACGAAGTATCGATGCGTCTTGATCTAGGATTTAAAGCAAGCCTACTGGCTAAGATTACTGGTTCAAAGAACAAGGATTCAGAGATTCTTTTAAAAATTACATTTGGCTCACTCTATATTTTTACAACTTCAATTCTAAAGTTTGATAAAGAAAAAGACTATTATACAGCTATTATCGATCGCGACATTTTCAAGTCTCAACAACGTTCCAACTATCGTCTTATGGCAAATCGCTTTATTAAAATTCAATTTAAAATTGATAATGAAGTTTTTGATGCTCTCGACATCTCTGCAGGTGGAACGAGCTTCATCGTCCCAACTGAAATGAAAGAGCGCTTCCCAAAAGAACAAATATTTCAAGGATGCGTTCTTAGACTAGCAGGTGTGAACTACACCATCCCAGAAGCAAAAATTGCGGGAACTTGGGATAGCGAATTTAAAGATGGAAGTGGAAATATAGTTGCTGGATTAAAAATTGGTATCTCATTTGTAGACCTCCCAAAAAAGATTGAAGAGGACCTTTTCCTTTCTATTAACACTGAAGCCCGTGGAGAAGAATTAAGAAAGAAAGCAGCTGCCGCGAAACAAGGTTAG
- a CDS encoding pyridoxal phosphate-dependent aminotransferase family protein: MTLEFSGAGSKILDTANMLKEKDLYPFFRAIEDSEGTVVKIGGKDQIMIGSNNYLGLTHHPHVKEAAIKAIEKFGTGCTGSRFLNGNLNIHEELEEKLAKYLGHEKAICFSTGMQTNLGALSAVCGPKDCMLFDSENHASIIDASRLALGPTFKYKHNDMESLEEALISNINRFKKVFIVADGVFSMTGDIAKLPEMVALAEKYGAYIYVDDAHGIGVMGEKGRGTMHHFGVTDKVDLNMGTFSKSFASIGGVLSGSAEAIDYIKHMARSFMFSASMPPSAVATVSACLDVINSDDTIHQRLWRNVEFMRNGFKEIGFYTYNSQTPILPIFIGDDVKAMIVTKFLADNGVFATPVIPPAVPKGEALIRTSYMASHSIEELTKVLDIFALAKKEFDIPSHIGE, encoded by the coding sequence ATGACTTTAGAATTTAGTGGTGCTGGAAGTAAAATATTAGATACTGCAAACATGCTTAAAGAAAAGGATCTTTATCCGTTTTTTAGAGCAATTGAAGACTCAGAAGGTACAGTCGTTAAGATTGGTGGTAAAGATCAGATCATGATCGGTTCAAATAACTACCTAGGTCTAACTCACCACCCACATGTTAAAGAAGCAGCTATTAAGGCAATCGAGAAATTTGGAACAGGTTGTACTGGATCAAGATTTCTTAATGGTAACCTTAATATCCACGAAGAACTCGAAGAAAAACTTGCAAAATACTTAGGGCATGAAAAAGCGATCTGTTTCTCGACAGGGATGCAAACAAACCTAGGTGCTCTATCGGCAGTATGTGGACCTAAAGACTGTATGCTTTTTGACTCAGAAAACCACGCTTCAATTATCGATGCTTCAAGATTAGCTCTTGGACCAACGTTTAAATATAAGCATAATGATATGGAGTCTCTAGAAGAAGCTCTTATTTCAAATATTAATAGATTCAAAAAAGTATTCATCGTTGCTGACGGTGTTTTCTCAATGACTGGTGATATCGCAAAACTTCCAGAGATGGTTGCTCTTGCTGAAAAATATGGTGCTTATATCTACGTCGACGATGCTCACGGTATCGGTGTGATGGGAGAAAAAGGTAGAGGAACAATGCACCACTTTGGTGTAACTGATAAAGTTGATCTTAACATGGGAACTTTCTCAAAATCTTTTGCTTCAATTGGTGGAGTTCTTTCGGGTTCTGCGGAAGCGATTGACTACATCAAGCACATGGCAAGATCATTTATGTTCTCTGCTTCAATGCCACCTTCTGCAGTTGCGACAGTAAGCGCGTGTCTTGACGTAATCAATAGTGATGACACAATTCACCAAAGACTATGGAGAAACGTTGAATTCATGAGAAATGGATTTAAAGAAATTGGTTTCTATACATATAATTCACAAACACCTATACTACCAATATTCATTGGCGATGACGTGAAGGCCATGATCGTAACGAAGTTCCTAGCTGATAACGGGGTATTTGCAACTCCTGTTATTCCACCTGCGGTACCAAAGGGTGAAGCGCTTATTAGAACAAGTTATATGGCATCTCATAGTATTGAAGAACTTACTAAAGTTCTTGATATTTTCGCCCTTGCGAAGAAGGAATTTGATATCCCATCACATATTGGAGAATAA
- a CDS encoding NAD-dependent epimerase/dehydratase family protein: MKILVTGATGFVGSHLTDLLTSEGHEVYSLVRNPKKAAEFQTQGHIVVGNLDATNTLEWIDVLPENLDAVIHTAGVVHSVNPDDFFIHNTKTTNNLINQLHKKYAHLHFTYISSLAAAGPSTGEEKCEEHDKRPVSSYGRSKLESEYHLKELSGWTYTIIMPPMVIGPRDTAVLDIFKMVKSRFVIGPGINFKNKKYSFINVFDLVDAIKYLTIEKGSGSYFISHPRSITFVELINAINKNMGMKRLFFIPIPHPLLRIVGRILTIFPVASRLTSDKVHELVQENWICSPKRYLETTNQVIKFDLENTVKMTQEDYEARKWL, translated from the coding sequence GTGAAGATTCTCGTTACTGGGGCCACAGGTTTTGTAGGCTCCCACCTCACAGATCTTCTGACATCAGAAGGTCATGAAGTATACTCTCTCGTTAGAAATCCTAAGAAAGCGGCAGAATTTCAAACCCAAGGTCATATTGTAGTAGGAAATCTCGATGCGACAAACACTCTTGAATGGATTGATGTTCTACCCGAAAATCTAGATGCTGTTATTCACACGGCCGGAGTTGTTCACTCTGTGAACCCAGATGACTTCTTTATCCATAACACTAAAACTACGAATAACCTTATAAACCAACTTCATAAGAAATATGCTCACCTACATTTCACATATATCTCTTCCCTCGCTGCAGCTGGGCCATCAACAGGAGAAGAAAAATGCGAAGAGCATGATAAGAGACCTGTATCAAGCTATGGACGCTCGAAGCTTGAAAGCGAATATCATCTCAAAGAGCTTTCAGGATGGACATATACAATCATAATGCCGCCAATGGTGATTGGTCCAAGGGATACAGCTGTTCTAGATATTTTCAAAATGGTTAAGTCTCGCTTCGTTATTGGACCAGGGATTAACTTTAAGAATAAAAAATATAGCTTTATTAATGTCTTTGATCTAGTTGATGCCATAAAATATCTTACCATTGAAAAAGGCTCTGGTAGTTACTTCATCTCTCATCCAAGAAGTATTACATTTGTCGAGCTTATCAATGCGATTAATAAGAATATGGGGATGAAGAGATTATTCTTTATTCCTATTCCACACCCTTTGCTAAGAATCGTTGGTAGAATTTTGACGATTTTTCCTGTCGCCTCAAGACTGACTTCGGATAAAGTTCATGAGCTTGTACAAGAAAACTGGATCTGTTCACCGAAACGTTATTTGGAAACAACAAATCAAGTCATTAAATTTGACCTTGAAAACACAGTGAAGATGACACAGGAAGATTACGAAGCACGCAAGTGGTTATGA
- a CDS encoding hybrid sensor histidine kinase/response regulator, whose product MKYKKAIFNYILPLVLISLIVSISTSTIKLVHESSTYQLRTSTISKLESTIAALDIWVKKSYFQAQSIASSEYIYEIVANPKALIKSKISRATIGEYLLDVIVLNDNGEIIFSSDENALGQELYASSIDFWNNARSTKTPFLQKPFINTIDVGGSYKQMFIAAPIYDETSTFSGLVVLVYDPTRVLREIFDYAKMGESGEVYAFDGSGLILNDSRFDDHLRDIKLIGMNESSGLKLRLFDPGKNLIEEQNREFKKTEFTLMVRSALNFGNGENFEGYRDYRGVPVVGAWRWLDRYGIGIAAEVDVDEAYRGKNLLNENFTKIFLLLGVFILLYIFYNYEESKLRESIEATNKLLKQKNLEIEQFFKTVSKHVLISKTDTRGVITYANENFEKASKFKESELIGKNHNIVRSDFHGKDFFKEMWDTLKSKKVWHGIIMNKAKDESHYWVDTTITPILDDHGKIKEFISVRTDVTNTKEIEQALKKAKRDAERLAKMRSNFIANVSHELRTPLNAIIGFLNIIKEGVKEPQILEQVQTVCDASENLLEIINDILDFSRIEEGEVKVVQIKTDLEHMIQDIYRLYKIKETEYVKLILTTNLQHRTVLFDRVKLRQIISNIVGNAFKFTPRGTVEIKIDQTIQDAYYCDLEITISDTGRGIPEDKLFTIFNPFKQVEDEDVMTESGVGLGLAIVDSYTKILGGSIVLDSRVEHGTTFKLKFKNVKLSADEDIKVVEEFDISIVKGKKALVVDDNMINLKMMRATLEKVGIDVVLEQNPLNTEKLISDNQFDIIFMDQLMPQMNGTEVVTELRKEFDKLPPVISLSASTTIEDLKIFHEKFDEVLSKPLKRKDLEYVLKRLFKKS is encoded by the coding sequence GTGAAATATAAGAAGGCTATATTCAATTATATATTACCACTTGTTTTAATTTCGTTGATTGTAAGTATCTCAACATCAACTATTAAGCTTGTTCATGAGAGTTCAACCTATCAGTTAAGAACGAGTACTATTTCGAAGCTCGAATCAACAATTGCGGCGTTAGATATCTGGGTAAAGAAGTCATACTTTCAAGCTCAATCCATTGCTAGTTCTGAGTATATTTACGAAATTGTTGCTAATCCTAAAGCATTGATTAAAAGCAAGATTTCTAGAGCTACGATAGGTGAGTATCTTCTTGATGTCATAGTGCTAAATGACAATGGAGAAATCATTTTCTCTTCGGATGAAAACGCACTTGGACAAGAATTATATGCATCTTCCATTGATTTTTGGAATAATGCTCGATCAACAAAAACACCATTCTTGCAAAAACCATTTATCAATACTATTGATGTTGGTGGTAGCTATAAACAGATGTTTATTGCAGCTCCGATTTATGATGAAACATCAACATTTAGTGGACTAGTTGTACTCGTTTACGATCCTACTCGTGTGTTACGAGAAATCTTTGATTATGCAAAAATGGGTGAGAGTGGAGAGGTTTATGCATTTGATGGAAGTGGCCTCATCTTAAATGATTCTCGATTTGATGATCACCTCAGAGATATTAAGTTAATTGGCATGAACGAATCATCTGGTTTGAAACTTCGTCTATTTGATCCTGGAAAAAATTTAATTGAAGAACAAAATCGTGAATTTAAAAAAACAGAATTTACACTTATGGTGAGAAGTGCTCTTAATTTTGGTAATGGAGAAAACTTTGAGGGGTATCGAGATTATAGAGGAGTTCCTGTTGTTGGAGCTTGGAGGTGGCTTGATCGTTATGGGATTGGGATTGCTGCTGAAGTAGATGTTGATGAGGCCTATCGAGGTAAGAACCTCTTGAATGAAAATTTTACGAAGATATTTTTACTGCTAGGTGTTTTTATTTTGCTCTATATTTTCTACAATTATGAAGAAAGTAAACTTAGAGAAAGTATCGAAGCAACGAATAAATTATTGAAGCAAAAGAATCTTGAAATTGAACAGTTCTTTAAAACAGTGAGTAAACACGTACTTATTTCAAAAACTGATACTCGCGGGGTAATTACTTATGCGAATGAAAATTTTGAGAAAGCAAGTAAGTTTAAAGAAAGTGAACTAATTGGAAAAAATCATAATATTGTCCGCTCTGATTTCCATGGGAAAGATTTTTTTAAAGAGATGTGGGACACCCTAAAGTCCAAGAAAGTTTGGCATGGAATTATTATGAATAAGGCAAAGGATGAAAGTCACTACTGGGTTGATACTACAATCACCCCAATTCTTGATGATCATGGGAAAATAAAAGAATTTATCTCTGTAAGAACTGATGTCACTAATACAAAAGAGATTGAGCAAGCTTTAAAGAAAGCAAAGAGAGATGCTGAGAGGCTAGCAAAAATGCGCTCAAACTTCATTGCCAACGTGTCACATGAGCTTCGAACACCTTTGAATGCCATTATTGGTTTTCTCAATATAATTAAAGAAGGAGTCAAAGAACCACAGATTCTTGAACAGGTCCAAACCGTATGTGATGCAAGTGAAAACCTTTTAGAAATTATTAATGATATTCTCGACTTTTCTCGAATTGAAGAAGGAGAAGTTAAAGTTGTTCAGATTAAAACAGATCTTGAACATATGATCCAAGATATCTATAGACTTTATAAGATTAAAGAGACTGAATACGTAAAGCTTATCTTAACTACCAACCTTCAGCATCGAACAGTTCTTTTTGACCGTGTAAAACTAAGACAAATTATATCTAATATTGTTGGTAATGCTTTTAAGTTTACTCCAAGGGGTACAGTAGAGATTAAAATTGATCAGACGATTCAGGATGCTTACTACTGTGACTTGGAAATTACTATATCCGATACAGGAAGGGGGATTCCTGAGGACAAACTTTTCACTATATTCAATCCATTTAAGCAAGTTGAAGATGAAGACGTGATGACAGAGTCGGGAGTAGGTCTTGGACTTGCGATCGTTGATAGCTATACTAAAATTCTTGGTGGAAGTATTGTGCTCGACTCGAGAGTCGAGCATGGGACAACTTTTAAACTTAAGTTTAAAAATGTAAAACTTAGTGCAGATGAAGATATAAAGGTGGTCGAAGAATTTGATATCTCTATCGTGAAAGGTAAGAAGGCCTTAGTTGTCGACGATAATATGATAAACTTAAAGATGATGAGAGCAACACTAGAAAAAGTCGGTATTGATGTTGTCCTTGAACAAAATCCTCTCAATACAGAAAAGCTGATATCTGATAATCAGTTTGATATTATCTTTATGGATCAACTTATGCCACAGATGAATGGGACTGAAGTCGTGACCGAGCTTCGTAAAGAGTTTGATAAACTTCCTCCTGTAATATCTTTATCGGCATCTACAACTATAGAAGACTTAAAGATCTTTCATGAAAAATTTGATGAAGTTCTCTCGAAACCCTTGAAGAGAAAAGACCTAGAGTATGTATTGAAGAGACTTTTTAAGAAGTCATAA
- a CDS encoding phosphatase PAP2 family protein: MKKYLLLVLISSLCFAKGEYEDLKESIKLLYQGSYMQFGEVNNAFYLLPAVATTAYSFEHDQRLSDNQRAKKLRKIYDVTGDLGIAFNFPIVPISIYYIGKSQESVSGTKTVQFAKEYLATMYLTLLETGLISYIPSHERPYKEEQSFWETAFRGKNSFPSGHIVPYSTLFFKTLQFYGPYWATIPAVLTYFASMQRVREGRHYISDVVGAFWLSAFASEGVRAAGKHKHNHPFYKFIFEREAKFSVINYRGVIGPAISFNF, encoded by the coding sequence ATGAAGAAGTACTTGTTGCTAGTTCTTATTTCATCTCTCTGTTTTGCTAAGGGAGAGTATGAAGATCTTAAGGAAAGTATCAAATTACTTTATCAAGGCTCTTATATGCAGTTTGGAGAAGTGAATAATGCTTTTTATTTACTTCCAGCTGTGGCGACTACAGCTTATTCTTTTGAGCATGATCAGAGATTAAGTGATAATCAACGTGCAAAAAAATTAAGAAAAATTTATGATGTCACAGGAGATCTTGGTATTGCCTTTAACTTTCCAATTGTTCCAATTAGTATCTACTATATTGGAAAATCTCAAGAGAGTGTAAGTGGAACTAAGACAGTTCAATTTGCTAAAGAATACCTGGCCACAATGTACCTTACACTTCTTGAAACTGGACTAATTAGCTATATTCCAAGTCATGAAAGACCATATAAAGAAGAACAAAGCTTTTGGGAAACTGCTTTTCGAGGAAAGAACTCTTTTCCAAGTGGTCATATCGTCCCTTACAGTACATTATTTTTTAAAACACTTCAGTTTTACGGTCCATACTGGGCAACGATTCCTGCAGTACTAACGTACTTTGCTTCCATGCAAAGAGTTCGAGAAGGAAGACACTACATTTCTGATGTTGTTGGAGCATTTTGGCTGTCGGCCTTTGCCAGTGAAGGCGTAAGAGCAGCAGGCAAGCATAAGCACAATCACCCGTTCTATAAATTTATCTTCGAAAGGGAAGCAAAATTCTCGGTTATTAACTACCGTGGTGTAATTGGTCCTGCAATTTCTTTTAATTTCTAG